The Elaeis guineensis isolate ETL-2024a chromosome 11, EG11, whole genome shotgun sequence genomic interval ctcaacagaaagagaaattagatccaaccatgtgctagcaaggttaccatgaatccaatagatttctctaaatctaattgatacttcataagctcaattacttattccaggcctaatccctttgttgtgtgacctcataggttcaattttatctggtagtgagacatacaatgatttttatcatcgtatcattgaaactcttttcaacgggtcggaataattttactctaactcaacaaggattgtcgatccaaaataatcctagtgagctctcacaatccactagtgacatctagcagtatgtagtggcaactcagtagaactgaaatgaacctctagatatagttaacgtgtgattcagtctttctatcgtgagtttcgactagatggcaggtcatgaataaatcatcagaccttaacatcgatcatatgatagattcaatcagcttaagtccatatgtgattctatgaaaaatcttttctatcaatcacactgctatagccatagacttaaagactcagtctcttaaattttataggacaactcccttctgctaggatcgatagatcccatcttgatgcacactccactcctacagtggaccaactgtcgccaacatccattacaaagactctttgagatccatattgatgtgttagtcaaactctagtagcctcactatgagcagtaatgtcatctcagatcaaaagatcagtcatacaactgcagcaacgagaaagtcactaacgagtaaatagacatccatatgacttctcgtgttggtcacgctcggtgctagttattctctaacaaccacctgcactctctctccagtatctctacactgcagactcgagacccatctgtccgaagtaagtgatccgtgcactggtctattcGAATCAATCATcattcccatgatgatcctatgatcaggagtaatttaagaatcaactatcaatgacatgtctcaaattctcaattctttgagaatatgtatcatcatcttgttaatcccttgggtgattcatagatacatagacataaatggtaatataactgtctaataagtataaaatcttatcttagagatatgaaatgtgtcagtcaagattagcttctaggacatacatccaacaggtATTATAGACGGCaaaaatcatcgctaataatttttaattatgaaaaaaaattaaaaataaaaaaatattagctacGATTTTATtgtcgctaatgccatcgctaattacATATATTAGCGACAGTCATTTTGCCATcattaataatgataattagtgatgaatttattttcgaaaaatttttagcgacggcgattagccatcgctaataatccctTTTCTTGTAGTGGATGCGGGCTCTACTGGGCCCTTCTAAGGCTCACTTCTTCTTCAAATTCTTCTTAATTTCCTTCAGCTTGTTGCTGATCAGTCACACCTTCTTCGTTAGGGATATACTTCTGCGCGTGCTTAAGGAGTTTGAAGTGGGATTTGTAGAACTTCTTGTCTAAGGAATAAGTGAATCTAGAATTTTGAAGCCCCCGCTTCATGGTTGACATGGCCACTGATTCATGGAGGTCGTAGATCTCTAATGTGGTGGTGTTGAAGTGCACCACATATTCTCTCAGAGATTGTTCTTCTCGCTAGTAGATGGAGAAGTGGCTGCCGGAGTTTTGCGGCATCATTCTACTAGTGCTAAAGTGCATCACAAACTACTGCTCGAACTGTTCAAAGGAAGGAACACTTTTTGATTGAAGTTCGAAAGACCAATCCGAACAGACTTTCAGAGAGCCATAGGAAAGGATAGATAAAGAGGGCATCTCTAGCCTCCTAAATTATCGTGAGAGTCTTGTAGCTCACAAGATGATCGAGTGGATTAGAATAGCCATCTCCAATTGTGGTATCTTGAAATGAGTTGGAATTGACTCATCCATTATTCATCAGGAGAAGGGAGGACAGGTGATAAATCCGACGCCATCTAACGAGTCCCTATCATCCCCCTAAAGATGGGTAAGTCGACGATCGATCTTCCATAGCTTTTGATCATCATCATCCAGTCATCATTGGGGCTTATCATGATGTCAGAAATACCCTAGAGTAGAGTCCTCCCTAAATGAGCTCGAAGGGGAGCGACGCTGCTTCCTTCCTTGAATTTTGCCAAGGAGGAGGAGATAGTTGCTCCAAGAGGTCTGGGTGGTGTGAGTGCCGAGTAGGCTATCATTGCTTTGAAGGTGGTTGTCGAGAAGATCGTCAGCTATGCCTAAAAGGTGTGGCATATAGTATCGGATTCTCCGGCGGCTACTGTTGCTGTAGTTTTTCTATAGTTTGCTGCAGACTTTGGACAGCTTCTGTCGGAATTTTCACTTGCTGCACCAGAGTGGCGACCTATTGCTGGTCCATCACAATTCCATGGGACGGGAAGCACTAGACTCCACTTGTTGATTTGGGCACTCTTTGCACCATGAAGAGCATCTGATAGTGCTTGCAGATGCATTCTGGGCTCTTGTTCTTACTATGGTTCTCCTTTTCAAAAAGATATTTCTCCTTACCTGATGTATGAATCTATTGCTACTAAACTCCAGAAAGTTACTTAGTTGGGTACCATGTAAGTTGCACCATGCTCTTTGGTGAAGATTGTACCTACAAAATATCCTCTTGTCAGAATTTGTCCGATCAAAAattcttcgatgcttaagttagtcaaaGTTTAGGGAACAATAGAAAAATCATAGAAGTAAAAGTGTATTAAACCAGAAAAAAGCTTATCCTGATCCCTCTCTTATCTCTCTTTATAAAGGAGGGATGTGCCATTGCTTTGTAACTTCCGTCTTTTGGAGTACAAGAATGTGGGAGTTACCAAATTCAATATGGATTTAGTGGATAGTTTATCAGACCCACAATCTCTCAATTATGAGTTGTTAATACTCTCGTTGTGCATTGTAactattatgatgaaccctaatcTTCTAGGTCATGGTTACGGTTCCTTCGTAAATACTCGATTTTCATCCGAGTTAGATTATCGGTTAAATATAGATATATTTGTCGATCCATGAACAGTCGCATTGCCTAATTAGTCTTCAGGCATTATCGGTAATTGTTTGAATAGATCTGACGGTATAGGCAATTGCTGGTTCTCAACCGGATAAAAAAGTCGAGTTTGCATCGAGATCGTAATTCTGAATAAGTTCCCCAACAGATTCATTCTGACACTCATGTACAAAGAACGTGCAAGAAATTGGTAAAATTAAAATGCATAATTAGGGATATGACAGACCTGCTATCTCTATATTCTGgccaattttttgataaaaaattataaatattagaaGTATAGAGTGTTTTTCAAAAAAACGCAATATATTTAGAATTTTCAAAATGGGGGGATTAAGTGGGAACCATTCCTGATCATCTTACCAATctcaccatatatatatatatatatatatagagagagagagagagagagagagagagagaagaagcttGTCAACCACGGAGGGTTTGTGGTCTCCAACTAAAAACTTGGAACCCAGCGACCATTTTTCCTCTAACTATTGTGCTTTCCCCAGCAGACCATGCCTCCCGAGAAGAGCACCCATCCCAAAACAACAAGCCGGAAGAGTTGGTCGTGCCAGTGTTTCCCCTCCTGCTTCGTAGGGTCTCTCATCTCCGCCTCCGGTGGCCCCGACCCTCCCAGCCCCTCCGCCGGGTCGAAGCCCAAGCTCTCCTGGTCCCGATaccggaagaagaagaagaccgctCCCCTCGACGGCGTTCGCCCCAATATTAAAGCATCAGCTCAGGAAAACAGTCCCTTCAAGAAGCCTTCCGAGGTTGGTTCAGCTCACCATCTCTTTCTTCCTTGCTAATTTCTCATTTCTTCTCTTGCTTCTTTCCTCTCGGAGGGTGGCGGGCACGAGCTGATCGACCGTTGGATCTCTTTTGCACGGTTGATGGATGGTTGGTTGGTCAGGGGAGTTGCGGTGCCCGCGCATCCTCTGAGCGTTGCAACCACTGCCGGGTTGGTCGTAGTTCGCGTTGATAGCTAAAATTTTGTTTCCTCCCGGGGCCGGAGTGTTCTCCTGCGGATCTGCACGAATCTTGAGGAGCGATCGTTGTCAAGAATCACCGACGACGATGATGGCGTCGTCAACAGGACGGGCCTACACTCAACTATTTAATCTGGTCGTGTTTATCAAAACGGTCGTCTCGGAAAAGTCCACGCGTTTTAATTGGTCGCGACCACGTCTAAGCTTCCAAGGGCCCCACATCGCTCGTCGTGAACCACGACCCGGGGTTGATGACGTGGCATCGCTGGTTTTCCTTCTCCGTTTAGGGAGGCGATTGTATCTTTCGctcgaaagaaggattcaccttccttcgcgcgaatccaccgttggattGCTCGATGGCCGCTTCGACAGTTGCGCATACGCATGAATGGAGGATTCTGATTGCTTTGACAGTTGTGCCGTGCGCGATCCGACGGGTGAAGTCGCGAAAGAAGATCGATCATTTTTTCGCGCGAAAGACACAACCCAAAACCCTCCGCTTAGGCCGTCTGTGCTCGGACGGCGTATTTCGTGCTATTTTGGTGGGTCCGAACTACCCTTCTGATGGAGCCCACTTTCCTATGGGACCATCTGCCTGAGGACACGTCAGCACATGGTGCTGGTTGCTGTCTAAGATTTGACAGCTGATTCAGGGTGCCGGAAGCGTAAACGCCCAACGTACGTTTCCCAGCTTATGGCCTTCCGCGCGTCCTTGTTTAAGATACGACCATAAGAATATTTATTCCTATcagaataaatattttatacattattttatttctatttggtTAAAAGTTTTTGAAGTTTGTATTTGGAGGCTGGTAGTCCAAAATGCCAACAACGTCTCGTGACGATTCATAAAAATCCATGAGTTGAACAAAGTATTTggttaaaagttttttttttttttttcaatttctgagtcaaattaaaaaatttcaaatctagATTATAGAATATTTGTGTATTTAAGATGCATTGTGATTGAATATTTGTGTATGTGGCACAGCTGGTAGGCCGGTTTAACCATTAGTAATTTCGTACTACACAATAACTGAAGGAGATCCTATCTCCTCAAAGGTCAAAATATTTTCTAACTCTTCTTGGTAATAGTTAATTCAGAAATAAAAACCGATAAAGAGTTAGAAGGATTTTAGAGTGAAATGTTCTTCAAAACTTATTCCAATTTTCAAGCATCCCATACAACGTAATCCTCTTTTCTGTGTGTACCTTTGCCGCAACACCCACCGATTGACAAGCACTGACCTTTTTGATTTTTCCTAGTCTTCACCTGCTAAAGACTTCAGATACAAGTTACAACTccatcatttatttatatatatatatatatataaaaaaaaaagaagacttaAATGACAATATCGCCAGCTTTATTGACCAGCAAATGGGGTTCACTGTTTGGATTAGGGTCCAACCAGTAGAAGCCGAGGCAACGCCCAGCAACTCCAACGCGATGCAGACTCCCAACTCCATCATGGAATCGATGCCGAGCAGCCACGCCTTCCCCGAATCTCCAAGCAATACAGCACCCGCAGAGAAGAGGTCCCAGCCTCATGGAAACCCCACCCGGTTCGAACCAGGTGCACGACCAATGACCCCGGCTCACCTGCGCACATCCATCCAGCTGCCTCCCATAAACGCCCGGTCCGGACCGGGTCACTGAAACCAGCGGCTGGGATCTGGGTCATAGTGATGACTCTTGGCGTGATGGTTTTCTTGGGCCGGGCGTCGGCCCTTATTTGCCTGTGCTCTTGCATGTACCTTGTGCCACTTTTGAGTATGGGCAAAGATGGTGTCTCTGATGGCAATGGGGTGGCTTCAAGAGAAGTTGAAATGAATTCAGAGGAGTACAAGAAGAGAGTTATATTGGAAGGGTTGTTGGAGAGGAATGGCCGGAAGCCATCGGGGTTTTAGTTGCCATGGCTTCGGCTGGTGGAATGCAGTAGTGTTGTTGCTGATTGGTTGATGCAGAATAAAAGATatacttcttttttctctctttctctttttttcttttttttttttctttttttctttttaaagataTTGTTGCATAgtgtttttcaatttatttttgatttttgagttTGAGGTTTCTCAAGGTGTAAATGAATCATGTGTATACTAAGAAGTGATGGAATTTTGGCAACTTTTAGAACCATATATGGGTAACTTTTGTGACAGCTCTCCGGATGATGCTGCTAATTCAAAAGGTCAAAATGGAATTACACATCTGCAAGTATCTAACCATCTATTCCTGTAAGCTGGTTTAAGATCGGCATCTAGCATCTGCTTTCAAATTCGTTATGGACTTAGCTTGCCTTGAAGAAGGAGAATGTAATCCTTTATTTGTTGCAAGGCTTGGGCTATTGATGAGTGTCTTTCTGTGTCTGATCAAAGTAATTAATTTTATGACACCATATTTTAATGGGTATGGAGATGTGTTGTTGGCTATATTCATCATCACATCTGCAATTTTTGTACCCAAACTAAGCCCCTGCTGGACTTCATACTGAAGGGCTTGTAATATTGAAATTTTGGAGAAAAGGAAATCAGAAGGAAGAAGAATCATCATATTACATGAATAATATGAATGATAGCAAATTACCAATGAGAAATACAGCTATCATGCTGCGAATCATGCAACAACATGGCCATATCTTATGATGTCTACCTATAGTAATATTTGTTTAAGCATAGTACAGGACGATCTAATAAAAAGGAGGATTCAAGTTAAGACCGACAAAATATGACCCGATCTACTAATCCGATCTATATTCGATCCATCATAAATATGTTTGGATTTAGATTAAATGACTTTGGATCATAAATAGGTCGATCCAttgaatatatttaatatttgggTCGGAAttgaatttcaaatatttgactcaaatatttaacatatttaatctatttaacctatttgatctatttaataaatggattaaacggatcggattggattatctatttaataaatagatcagattcagatctaaatttttgatctgtttaataaatagtcaGGTTTagattgataattttttgattcgATCTACATCAATTCGATCCTTGTCCGGTCCAACCAAACCCAAATGTCACCCCTAATTCAAATATGCTATGCATCACTTGCCAACAAAACAAAACAGACCGTGAAACATAGCAAGCCTATACTTATTGTGTCTCCTTCTCTCATTGCATTGTAGCTTTGGAGCCTTATCTTCATTTTATCTGcacattttattaatatatttctcTCCTTTCTTTAACAGATAGAAAAATGAACATGAATTAATAATTTTGTCAATGGGCTCAAAACTACCTATCTGTTTTTCTAACGCATGCGTCCAGAAGTTGAAGAGATACTTCAAATATTTTAGTTTTAGACCATATCCTCCCCCACCCTCAAAACTACCTGTCTATTTTTCTAACACATGCGTCCATAGGTTGAAGAGATATTTCAAATAGTTTAGCTTTAGGTTGAAGACAATTTAATCAATTGATTGGTTTTAGTaaaggcttgatctttctgcAGAGACTGATATCTCCGGTCCTACTCTTCTGGGAGTAGAGATTATACcacatctaaaaatccaataaaaCTTTAAGCATCATGGGACTATGTGAAGTCCTATTCCAAAAATTTAATGGACAATGTTTCACATAAACTTCATGTATCTAATTCAAGATTCAAGTAGTAGTAATAAATATAATCAATCATTATCCATATTACAGTCTAATAACTATATATAACTAATGATTAATATTTCATCACCAAAGCTGGCCTACCTTAGTATATGTCCATCATTGATCACAATACAAATTTCTACTTACAAAAATTGTTGCCCTAATCATGTGAATATATGTAAAAACCAAAGCGATAAAATCGCCTCTAATCGGTCACTATAAAATGTAAATTTTGATAGcttctattttaaatttaagatttgaAGTCAACAAGATTCTAGTCAAACTACAAAATTTATAAGATCTCTACTAGAAAGCATTTGACACTTATTGACCAtttctatatattcaatttctCTAAATTCTTAACTGCAATATAGAATATATTGGACATAACACTAAGATGCCATTTAATATATCACTAGTGATGTGATCATCGAGATAACATGATCACTAAGGCGATATGAGTACTAAGATGATATGCAAATACTGGGATGATGtatgattactgtgtttggtatatCATTGGAATATCATTAGGAATAGAACTTCACTGTGTTTGGTATATCACCAAGTAGTGATTTTgtgataataaataaaataccatAAATAGCCTTGCATATTAATATGTAATAATTACTCTACAACTTGGTTAAATATTATTCATTCACAACTCCTCACCAATACATAAAGTAGTagcaataataatatttattattattattgatatttattttgattaggttattaaaataatattatgataatattatatataatcaagCTTTATTAGGTTTAGACAATTTTGACTACCAATATTAGAGTTGTCCATTAAGAATGATTTAACCCATCAaaataaatgaagaaaaaaaagcatAAAGGATATAGTATGATCCATCTATGCCAATTAACCATACctatctataaaaataaaatagacatctaataaataaataaaagatatttatactATTTAactaaatttatcaataaaaataaaatagatatctaGTAGATAAATAAAAGAGAGTACTCTTTTATAGAGGTGTTATTGAAGATGAAGggttaaagaaaagaaagagatgtgGAGGAATTTTTTTCTCTCCCTAATTTAGCGAGTGGGGACATTTTTGTTCTAAAATAACTTTAGTAGTACCCAATGATAGCATTACTACATAACGCAGTGATATTATCATCGAATTTATcactaaatttttcatcattggatGAGATTTTGTAACGTCAAataaaatgatcatatcacctaaCTCACATCATTGGAGTGATGTGAAATATCACCTTCTACCAAACAGTAACAAAGATGTTGTTTGATATATCATCAGTGATGTGATCATcgagataataataataataatgatattttattattattattatagatatctattttaattaagcTATTACAATAATATTATACATAATCAAGCTTGGCTAGATTTAGCTAATTTTGACTATCAATATCTGGGCTACTTGTTAGGATAATTTagcttataaaaaaattatagaaaaaaaaaagcacgAAGGGTCTAGCATGATCCATCAATACCAATTAATCATATCTacctatagaaataaaataggcATCCACGCTATTTAACTAAACCtaccaataaaaataaaataggcaTCTTGTAGATAAATAAAAGGGGGTGTTATTGAAGATGAAAGATCATAGAAAAATAATCTTGGTTTTCTTTTATAGAGAGTGTTATTGAATATGAaaggtcaaaaaaaaagaaagagatgatgatgattttttttttctccctaatTTAGTGATCAAGAATATTTTTGTTCCAAAATAATTTCAGCACATCATGAATATCTGATGATGTACTATTACTTAAGGTACATATGGTGATAGCATTACTATACAATACAGTGATGCTATCATCGAATTTATCATGAGATTTTTCATCATTAGTTGAAATTTTACAACGTCaaataagatgatcacatcacCTAACTCATATCATTAAAATGATGTGAAATATTACTCCTATCAAatagtatctaaaaaatatataccAAAATTTACTTAATAGAGAAATATACATCAAAAAAACCTTTTCTTTCTAAAAGCTAAAGAGAGAGAAGATATTATCAACGGAACAAAGAGTAAAGACTAGCTTTATTTTGGGCTTCATTGAATGCATGTTTTCCGGCAGAAGGTAACTACCAAGTAAAAATGTTGGACACTATACTGCCAGTAATATATGCACTTAACTTAAATTTTATCTTATGGGCCGTTATGTTTCCCAATTCCCGAACCCGCTCGAGGGCCGTCCGGCTCCTGGGGTCCGGTTCTAAAATTTTCAAGTAGCCACGCTGTTCTCGTTCTGGGAAAGGTCGTAGGAGCCTTCACCTCCGACACGAAGCCTCGCGGACTTCGACTCCACCTCCTTCcactaaaccctaaatcctaaccctaatccctGCCGCCGGCCATGTGGCGGTGCCGTTCTGCTCTCGCCCGGGCCTGTTCCTTCTCCTCGGCCGCCGCATCCGCCTCTGCCCTCCGTCCCTCGCGGTCCTACGGCCTCATCCCGATGGTGATCGAGCATACCTCCCGCGGCGAGCGCGCGTACGACATCTTTTCGCGCCTCCTCAAGGAGCGCATCGTGTGCATCAACGGCTCCATCTCCGACGACACCGCCTCCGTGGTCGTCGCCCAGCTCCTCTTCCTCGAGTCCGAGAACCCCTCGAAGCCCGTCCACCTCTACATCAACTCCCCCGGCGGCGTCGTGACCGCCGGCCTCGCCATCTACGACACCATCCAGTACATCCGCTCCCCCGTGACGACCCTCTGCATCGGCCAGGCCGCCTCCATGGGCTCCCTCCTCCTCACCGCCGGCGCCCCCGGCGAGCGCCGCGCCCTCCCCAACGCCCGCGTCATGATCCATCAGCCCTCCGGTGGTGCCTCCGGCCAGGCCAGCGACGTCGCCATCCACGCCCAGGAGATCCTCAAGCTTCGCGAGCGCCTCAACGCCATCTACGTCAAGCACACCGGTCAGCCCATACAGCGGATCGAGCAGTGCATGGAGCGCGACATGTTCATGTCCCCCGAGGAGGCCAAGGACTTTGGCCTCGTCGACGAGGTCATCGAGCACCGCCCCATTTCTT includes:
- the LOC109505298 gene encoding uncharacterized protein; the protein is MPPEKSTHPKTTSRKSWSCQCFPSCFVGSLISASGGPDPPSPSAGSKPKLSWSRYRKKKKTAPLDGVRPNIKASAQENSPFKKPSEGPTSRSRGNAQQLQRDADSQLHHGIDAEQPRLPRISKQYSTRREEVPASWKPHPVRTRCTTNDPGSPAHIHPAASHKRPVRTGSLKPAAGIWVIVMTLGVMVFLGRASALICLCSCMYLVPLLSMGKDGVSDGNGVASREVEMNSEEYKKRVILEGLLERNGRKPSGF